In the Streptomyces formicae genome, one interval contains:
- a CDS encoding acyl-CoA dehydrogenase family protein yields MSATSPEPQHRAKVSEREARQVAEAAREQDWRKPSFAKELFLGRFRLDLIHPHPMPPDQDAQRGEEFLAKLRDFCETKIDSARIEREAQIPDEVINGLKELGALGMKIGTEYGGLGLTQVYYNKALALVGSANPAIGALLSAHQSIGVPQPLKIFGTQEQKDAFLPRCARTDITAFLLTEPDVGSDPARMAMAAVPDGDDYVLDGVKLWTTNGVVADLLVVMARVPKSEGHKGGITAFVVEAASEGVTVENRNAFMGLRGLENGVTRFHRVRVPAANRIGPEGAGLKIALTTLNTGRLSLPAMCVGAGKWCLKIAREWSGAREQWGRPVAYHEAVGAKISFIAATTFALEAVLDLSSQMADEDRNDIRIEAALAKLYGSEMACLMADELVQIRGGRGFETAASLKARGERAVPAEQVLRDLRINRIFEGSTEIMHLLIAREAVDAHLKVAGDLIDPDKSLSDKARAGAKAGGFYARWLPKLVAGPGQLPRSYAEFHPAGHTDLSGHLRYVERNARKLARSTFYAMSRWQGKMETKQGFLGRVVDIGAELFAMSAACVRAELLRTTEDHGREAYQLADVFCEQSRIRVEELFGRLWTNTDDLDRKVVKGVLSGTYTWLESGIVDPSGEGPWIADATPGPTTHENVHRPIR; encoded by the coding sequence ATGTCCGCAACATCCCCCGAACCCCAGCACCGGGCGAAGGTCTCCGAACGAGAGGCCAGGCAGGTCGCGGAGGCCGCCCGTGAGCAGGACTGGCGCAAGCCCAGTTTCGCCAAGGAGCTCTTCCTCGGCCGCTTCCGGCTCGACCTCATCCACCCGCACCCGATGCCGCCCGACCAGGACGCGCAGCGCGGCGAGGAGTTCCTGGCCAAGCTGCGGGACTTCTGCGAGACGAAGATCGACTCGGCGCGCATCGAGCGCGAGGCGCAGATCCCCGACGAGGTCATCAACGGCCTCAAGGAGCTCGGCGCGCTCGGCATGAAGATCGGCACCGAGTACGGCGGGCTCGGCCTCACCCAGGTGTACTACAACAAGGCCCTGGCCCTGGTCGGCTCGGCGAACCCGGCGATCGGCGCGCTGCTCTCCGCACACCAGTCGATCGGCGTACCGCAGCCCCTGAAGATCTTCGGCACGCAGGAGCAGAAGGACGCCTTCCTGCCGCGCTGCGCCCGCACCGACATCACCGCGTTCCTGCTCACCGAGCCGGACGTGGGTTCGGACCCGGCGCGGATGGCGATGGCGGCCGTCCCCGACGGCGACGACTACGTCCTGGACGGCGTGAAGCTCTGGACGACCAACGGCGTCGTCGCCGATCTGCTCGTCGTCATGGCGCGGGTGCCGAAGTCCGAGGGGCACAAGGGCGGCATCACGGCCTTCGTCGTCGAGGCGGCCTCCGAGGGCGTCACGGTCGAGAACCGCAACGCGTTCATGGGCCTGCGCGGCCTGGAGAACGGGGTGACCCGCTTCCACCGGGTCCGCGTCCCCGCCGCCAACCGCATCGGCCCCGAGGGCGCGGGCCTCAAGATCGCCCTGACCACCCTGAACACCGGTCGCCTCTCGCTGCCCGCGATGTGCGTCGGCGCGGGCAAGTGGTGTCTGAAGATCGCCCGCGAATGGTCGGGTGCCCGCGAGCAGTGGGGCAGGCCGGTCGCCTACCACGAGGCGGTCGGCGCGAAGATCTCCTTCATCGCCGCCACGACCTTCGCCCTGGAGGCCGTCCTCGACCTCTCCTCGCAGATGGCGGACGAGGACCGCAACGACATCCGCATCGAGGCGGCCCTCGCCAAGCTGTACGGCTCGGAGATGGCCTGTCTGATGGCCGACGAGCTCGTCCAGATCCGCGGTGGCCGGGGCTTCGAGACCGCCGCGTCGCTCAAGGCCCGCGGCGAACGCGCGGTCCCCGCCGAACAGGTCCTGCGCGACCTGCGCATCAACCGCATCTTCGAGGGCTCCACGGAGATCATGCACCTGCTGATCGCCCGCGAGGCCGTGGACGCCCACCTGAAGGTCGCGGGCGACCTCATCGACCCCGACAAGTCCCTGTCCGACAAGGCGAGGGCGGGCGCGAAGGCGGGCGGCTTCTACGCCCGCTGGCTGCCCAAGCTGGTCGCGGGGCCCGGTCAACTCCCGCGTTCGTACGCAGAGTTCCACCCGGCGGGGCACACGGACCTCTCCGGGCACCTGCGCTACGTCGAGCGCAACGCCCGCAAGCTGGCCCGCTCGACCTTCTACGCCATGTCCCGCTGGCAGGGAAAGATGGAGACCAAGCAGGGCTTCCTCGGCCGGGTCGTCGACATCGGCGCCGAGCTCTTCGCGATGAGCGCGGCGTGCGTGCGCGCCGAACTCCTGCGCACCACCGAGGACCACGGCCGCGAGGCGTACCAACTGGCCGACGTCTTCTGCGAGCAGTCCCGCATCCGCGTCGAGGAACTCTTCGGCCGACTGTGGACCAACACCGACGATCTGGACCGCAAGGTCGTCAAGGGCGTCCTTTCCGGAACGTACACCTGGCTCGAATCCGGAATTGTCGATCCTTCCGGAGAAGGGCCCTGGATCGCTGACGCCACGCCCGGACCCACCACTCACGAAAACGTCCACCGACCCATTCGCTGA
- a CDS encoding aldehyde dehydrogenase family protein — protein MTSIHAFWLAGRQTTGETTFDVTSPWDGRVVGKAAVPTDAQVEEAVAAAYAVRDEFAATPAHVRAAALTHVSNRLVERTEEIAQLISAENGKPIKWARGELGRAISVFRFAAEEARRFNGGEAQRLDTDAGGQGRLALTRRFPKGVVLGIAPFNFPLNLCAHKIAPAIAVGAPIILKPAPATPLSGLILGELLAETELPAGSWSILPVANDKMPALVQDERMPVISFTGSDKVGYAIMDSVPRKHCTLELGGNGAAVVLDDFSSDEDLDWAASRIATFSNYQGGQSCISVQRVIADASVYDRLVPRVVKAVEAQVTGDPSDPKTDVGPLVSEDAAKRVESWVDEAAKAGAKVLTGGKREGASYAPTVLADVPADVTIACEEVFGPVLTFKKVNGEEEAFAAVNDSKFGLQAGVFTHDLQAAFRAHRALEVGGVVIGDAPSYRADQMPYGGVKQSGVGREGVRYAMDDYTYERVMVLTGLAL, from the coding sequence ATGACTTCCATCCACGCCTTCTGGCTCGCCGGTCGCCAGACCACCGGCGAGACCACGTTCGACGTCACCTCGCCCTGGGACGGACGGGTCGTCGGCAAGGCGGCCGTGCCGACCGACGCCCAGGTGGAGGAGGCCGTCGCCGCCGCGTACGCCGTCCGCGACGAGTTCGCCGCGACCCCGGCCCACGTCCGCGCCGCCGCCCTCACCCACGTGTCGAACCGCCTGGTCGAGCGCACCGAGGAGATCGCCCAGCTGATCTCCGCCGAGAACGGCAAGCCGATCAAGTGGGCCCGGGGCGAACTCGGCCGCGCGATCTCCGTCTTCCGGTTCGCCGCCGAGGAGGCCCGCCGCTTCAACGGCGGCGAGGCCCAGCGCCTCGACACCGACGCCGGTGGCCAGGGCCGCCTCGCCCTGACCCGCCGCTTCCCCAAGGGCGTCGTCCTCGGCATCGCGCCGTTCAACTTCCCGCTGAACCTCTGCGCGCACAAGATCGCCCCGGCCATCGCCGTCGGCGCGCCGATCATCCTCAAGCCCGCCCCGGCCACCCCGCTCTCCGGCCTGATCCTCGGCGAGCTGCTCGCCGAGACCGAGCTGCCCGCAGGGTCGTGGAGCATCCTGCCGGTCGCCAACGACAAGATGCCCGCCCTCGTCCAGGACGAGCGGATGCCGGTCATCTCCTTCACCGGCTCCGACAAGGTCGGTTACGCGATCATGGACTCGGTGCCGCGCAAGCACTGCACCCTGGAGCTCGGCGGCAACGGCGCGGCCGTCGTCCTCGACGACTTCTCCTCGGACGAGGACCTCGACTGGGCCGCGTCGCGCATCGCGACCTTCTCCAACTACCAGGGCGGCCAGTCCTGCATCTCCGTGCAGCGGGTCATCGCGGACGCCTCCGTGTACGACCGGCTCGTACCGCGCGTCGTCAAGGCCGTCGAGGCCCAGGTCACCGGCGACCCGTCGGACCCGAAGACCGACGTGGGACCGCTGGTCAGCGAGGACGCCGCCAAGCGCGTGGAGTCCTGGGTGGACGAGGCGGCGAAGGCCGGTGCCAAGGTCCTCACCGGCGGCAAGCGCGAGGGTGCCTCCTACGCGCCGACCGTGCTCGCCGACGTGCCCGCCGACGTCACGATCGCCTGCGAGGAGGTCTTCGGCCCGGTCCTCACGTTCAAGAAGGTGAACGGCGAGGAGGAGGCGTTCGCCGCCGTCAATGACTCCAAGTTCGGCCTCCAGGCGGGCGTGTTCACACACGACCTCCAGGCCGCCTTCCGCGCGCACCGCGCCCTGGAGGTCGGTGGCGTGGTCATCGGCGACGCCCCGTCCTACCGCGCCGACCAGATGCCGTACGGCGGTGTGAAGCAGTCGGGCGTGGGCCGCGAGGGCGTGCGCTACGCGATGGACGACTACACCTACGAGCGCGTGATGGTCCTGACGGGCCTCGCCCTCTAG